In the genome of Aureimonas sp. OT7, one region contains:
- a CDS encoding LysR family transcriptional regulator: MRKGVKCSDKVELRHLRYFVAVVEHGSFRKAGAAVGRSQAAISRSIAKLEDEIGASLFHRHTWGVSQTYAGQRFLVHARRVIRTVGEGAREVASAGRSEKGRVRIGIYSSIASGFLAELLEVYGRRHSAVRIEVADGNPAEHVAAIRQLNLDVAFITGTRDWPDCERVLLWSERVFVVLPDHHALANREEVVWRDLADESFIVSETAPGQEIYDHLVRRLADLGRHPEIQVQYVGRDNLVPLVALGRGLTLVSEAITVAQFPGVVYRPILGEVLPFSAVWSASNDNPAFRRFLSLAKAMAVRPATSETGRSAVLS; this comes from the coding sequence ATGCGGAAAGGGGTCAAGTGTTCGGATAAAGTCGAGCTTCGCCATCTCCGCTATTTCGTGGCTGTGGTCGAGCATGGCAGCTTTCGCAAAGCAGGAGCTGCGGTTGGACGGTCGCAAGCTGCAATCAGTCGGTCCATTGCCAAGCTGGAAGACGAGATTGGCGCCTCCTTGTTTCACCGGCATACATGGGGCGTATCGCAAACCTATGCCGGCCAGCGATTCCTCGTACACGCCCGCAGGGTCATCAGGACTGTTGGAGAAGGCGCTCGAGAGGTTGCCTCCGCAGGTCGTTCTGAAAAGGGACGTGTCCGGATCGGTATTTATTCCTCGATCGCTTCCGGCTTTTTGGCGGAGTTGCTGGAAGTTTACGGCAGGCGACATAGCGCGGTGAGAATCGAAGTGGCTGACGGGAACCCCGCAGAGCATGTCGCAGCGATCCGGCAACTCAATCTCGACGTCGCCTTCATCACTGGAACACGAGACTGGCCGGATTGCGAACGCGTCCTCTTGTGGTCGGAGCGTGTGTTCGTGGTCTTGCCTGACCATCATGCCTTAGCCAACAGGGAGGAAGTCGTATGGCGCGATCTGGCCGACGAGTCCTTTATCGTCAGCGAGACTGCTCCGGGACAGGAAATTTACGATCATCTGGTGCGGCGGCTGGCGGATCTCGGCAGGCATCCCGAGATCCAGGTGCAATATGTCGGTCGGGATAATCTGGTGCCGCTTGTCGCCCTCGGCCGAGGGCTGACTTTGGTGAGCGAAGCCATCACCGTCGCACAATTTCCGGGTGTGGTTTACCGACCGATCCTCGGCGAGGTTCTGCCCTTTTCGGCCGTCTGGTCGGCGAGCAACGACAATCCCGCCTTCCGTCGCTTTCTCAGTCTGGCGAAAGCAATGGCCGTCAGACCTGCGACTTCGGAGACAGGACGGAGCGCCGTG